One Megalobrama amblycephala isolate DHTTF-2021 linkage group LG15, ASM1881202v1, whole genome shotgun sequence genomic window, GTTTTGCAGTGCTTGGAGCTGCAGTGTTACATTCACCCACTGTCCTCAATCCTTAATGGCCTCCGCTCGGGCAGATACAGAGAACGTGAGTAATGCTTTATTCGTTCTTTTTAGTCTTATAGTATGCCTTGACCAAAAACTTGAGAGAACGGCCAAACTAGAGACAGCAGGCGAAGGTGCAACAAGTGTGTCATGAGATTTGGGACTGAGATGTGTCATGAAAATACATGAAATGAGGCACCCAAATCAACCACAGTCATTTCCTGGTGGCACTTTCTGCTTCGCTTAgtcataataaaacatgtatgGGTTGAAAGACATGTCTAAAGCAGTGCAAACCGCACGGTTCCAAAAATACACAGAGCCTCGATTGAAATACCGAAGACACTATACTGATAAGCTCAAGGGTTTGGGTTAGCTGTTTCCTTTGTGTCCTTGTTAGTGGGatgaaatattgtaaatatttgacttggttttttttaatgtggctGTTGTAACTCTTGATACAAGTAATGACAGGAAAATCTGCACCGTCACACTGTGGCAGCAAAGTTTGACAAAGAGTGAGTTTAGGTTCTCATGTAGTTCCACCCACACCAGATTAAAATCTCATTCCTCATGTGTATTAAGCATCAAACATTGGAGGAGATACTAACTGTGAAAGGTAAGAAACATCTCAAGGATCCTTCAAGTCATAAAGTGTAGAACCGTGAAATTGATGCCATCTGGAGAAGCGCGGTATTACCGTTCTTCGTTTTACGCATGCAAACAGAGAACTGCCCACGCAATATTCTGGTTGACTAACTGTTATGTCGCAAAGCATTTTCGCTTTCAGTGCAGACAGGAAAATTACTTGTTACTGGAATCATTTTGCGTCGCGGCTGGTTGGAACACAGAAAACTCTCTCAAGCTTAAGCTTACTGTAAAACACCAACAGATGGTATTAGTGTTATTGGGTACTTAAAGAAAAGTTTTATTGGCTAGAGCCCCACATGTACTAGAAAACAGGTTGCGGACCTGCTCACGAGTGCTCGGTCTGGGACTGCTGTCAATTCAAGGGCTCTGGGTGACACTGGACTTCCTGGCCACAGAGACAGCAAGTCTGTCCTCCCACATGCTTCACAAGAACCCATCTGCCTCGCAGACGTAGCGCAGCCTGTCAGAGACAATAAGCTGGCATTGCTCGTAAAAGAAAAGGTTTGAACTGTATCTTCTCCTTTCACAGGCCTCAGCACTTTCCAAGAGAGTGTGGCCATGGATCGCATCCAGAGGATAATGGGGGTCCTGCAGAATCCCTGCATGGGGTGAGTTTCCTACTGTTTTTCACCTCGCTCATGGGAAGATTGAGGGTGGGAGGGCTTTAGTCCGCACAGCACTCCATCGCCGATCGATCTGATGGATGATGTGTCCATTTACTTAATCTATCTCAATCCACTACTTGCAACGTTGTGAGGAAATCTTGTTTCGGCGCTTGCGCGTTCGCGCAGCCAAGGTTAAATAATCCCACGTCACTTGCGAATGACTTCTATGCCCTCTGCTCAGTCTGGAAGGCTTGTGAATGTCTTGGCTCTGAGGGTATAAGTGAATGAGACAAGGAAATGTGAAAACACATGGCTTTGCAGCATGATGCTTGGTCCAGAGCAGCAAGGGTGGGGGCCGCTGGGCAAGTGCGGACCTGCCACCACAAATCTAAAAATGGCTGGACAAGAATAGAACTCAAACACGGGTCGTTAAAAATGTCCCGGCTCCTTGAGGGAGTAGCCTGTCATCCGATTGATTAGCCCTCCTCTGGCTAGACTGTGTAAAGTCTGTGGTGTCATCTTCGGGGGGAGTCTGTTGTATCGAATGAGCTCATAATGGGTCAGGCTGGGCTTAGGTGCGTCATTTACTTTTCCTCTTAACAGTACCTGGCACGCAGCCCAGATCTGTGctcattgtattgtattgtgcTACTTCACAAAGTCCAATATTCACGTGTGAGTGCAGAGTCTAGAACATCTAGATCGTTGGGGCACTTTGGACCGCATCCAGGAGTGTTGCAACCTGTGCGGCATGAAAACACGCCTGGTAAAAATATGTCTGAAATGGGTATTCAGCCACTAAAAGCATAGATGATGGGGTTTTGGGTGTGGTACTAATTCAGGCCATCTGAACGAGGCACTGAGCCAAGCCATATCCAAGCTGACACAAGTGGGGGTGTGGCTGCCTCCCCACCACCTGACCCCCGTTATCATTCGCCCATTTCATTGTGCCAGCTGGCGAGCCCTCCCAACGCAAAGGCGCATCAGAATAAGGAATGTAAAAGTAACTTTTAAGACTCTAGCCGTTTGAAATGCTGAGAATGGGGCAGATACTTTGGTCATGTGACTTGCACTAATCCCCATTAACCATCTGTCGGGGGCTGGTGCGAGTCAATGGGCACCATGTGCATGTGTCTGCATCACTGCTCCTtagcacaattttttttcttttcctcgtGACGTGGACGTCAGTGCCCCGCTGCAGGCTTATGTCTATATTTAGAGGCGAGGGAAACGGTTGCACTCCATGCCACGTGTGTGTACAAACGTGTGAATCAACACAGGATCTGTTCTCATTTTGAGAAACacgtttgtgtgtctgtgtgtgtacatgtacGCATGATGCAGTGTACTTGTGGTTAAATGTTCTTTCAAATCGCCTGACACCAAACAAGGTTACAGAACAGCAGACTTTCATTTTCAGTCACGTCAGTCAGATTAAGTCTCGTACTGTTTTTTAGTGCATCTGTGGGTTACTAGACTCAAATATTGTTCTTCCTGTGCCATGCAGAGAAAGATATGTCAACATCATTTTGAAAATGGAGGAAATGTTGATGAACTGGTTCCCTCACATAAAACCTCAACGAAGCGACCAGGCCAACACTGCAGTGCTGATGGAGGAGACGACCCAATCTAAGAAACCCAAGGTAAGACTCTCTGAGAGCTGAAAAGAGGAGACCGAAATACCTATTATACTATAATCACTGGACCACAGAGGAACAGGACAGACAAGAAGGGATTAAAATCTATTCTTACAGTACAGAGGTATAAAATACACATCTCATGTTCACTAAGAACAATGACGGAAAAGAACGGGTAATTTTGGAAAGCTTTCACAGGACAGATTAAAGTCAGCGAAGTACAGGGATATTATCATGCTGATTTCATACCCCCTACGCAAGTTATTAATGTAATAGTTTCTGGGTCAATGATctgatgctgtttttttttttttccctagatCTGTTAATTTATGCAAATATACATTTACAAATGCAGTTCAAACAAACAATGAGTTACTTAATTATTCATTCATGAATAATTGGAAAGTGCCATGTGGTGCGGCTCACAGAAAACCAtgatatttataaatgattaattcatgaTATTTCAAAAAAGAAATACCTTACAGTATTAATTAAGATGTATACATTTCCTTACAAACTGAATTTATGTATTATTAGTTCCTGTtggttacaccacatgacatttttagtcattaaatttaaacataaaaatgggATACGTTTTTCACCTTATTTAAAACTACCCAAAAAaggacatttctgtcattaattactcaccctcatgtcgttccacaccggcaagaccttcgttcatcttcggaacacaaattaagatatttttgatgaaatccaaggtgtttttttttttttttgcgcacaaagtattcttgtcgcttcataacattaacgttacataacagtcacgttgactattttaacaatgtctttactacttctctggaccttaaATGTGGTAATTTTCGTTTCTTTTtatgggagattaaaaaaaatatatctcggatttcatcaaaaatatcttaatttgtgttccgaagatgaacgaaggtcttgcgaacgacatgaaggtgagtaattaaggacagaaatttcatttttgggtgaactaaccccttaaaTCATAGCAAACCAATTGCAAAGAGATCCTCAGAAATGTTTGCCTCTTTTTGCATTGAAATCTTAAGTAATTCTCCCTCTTTCAATACTTTACAGTTGTCTCCAGCTACATCTCCCCTGCTCACTGGCATTGCAAACCCTGCAACCACAAGTGCCCTTTCCATGGGTAACAAGGCAATGAGAGTCAGCGATCTCACACCCCCAGGGCCCTACTCTGCAACCAACCTAAAATGGCTCCACACATCACCCATCTGCTCCCCAACAGCTGAACAGGCTCAGGGGACGGTTCGGAACTTTCTAACGGCTCACAGGGACAGGGACGCGACGCAGGACAACTCTGTGTCCTCCAGCACGGACCGTCTGTGTAAGACAGAGTCTGCTCCCAGTCGACCACCTCCGGCCAAGATTAACGCGCCATGCCTTGAGAGACTTCTTAAATCCACAGAGAGTATCATCACCCAGAAAGGCCCAGTAGGCTTGGGTGGCATGGCAGCTGGTGGATGGTCCTAGTCCTGCGAAAGGGCTCTGGGAGATCAGAGCCTAGATAGAGCATGACTGCCCCCAGCTGGTCTGGAGTCATCCGACTCCAGCACAATCCCTGCCTCCATTCTAGCCTTGGGAAGAGGCACAGAATGCAGCAGAGGGAGTTCAGCGTAGCCCAGCAAAAGAGTGACACATTCAGTTACAAACTGAAAAGTGTCGGAGTGTGATCTTTGTGCGTGTCTGATGTGTACGTCTGCGTCTATTCCCTTTCTGTTGGACTGCAGAGTGTGTTgtagcagtgtgtgtgtgtgtgtgtgtgtgtgtgaggggggGTGGGGATAGTAAGGCTTTGTGATCTTGGCTCACCTTCGTACTTTACCTTTTGAGATGGTTTCCTCTTGAAACAAATAAAGAGGAAAATTCTCCTGTGGCAGCAGCATATTGGTATCTGTGAAAAAGCGAATCTCTAGACAAAACAAAGCAGCCTTTTTTCCAGAAAGGGAAGGGAAAAGAGGGAGGAATTTATTCTGGGAACACTTCAGATATTCCAGTGTGTTAGTGATCTCTATTGTAGGTGTGGTTGAATGTGAATTTATTGCTTTAGTTTGCTCTTTAAATCCACTCTATAGAGTTGATTTGATGTGACTGTTACTTCATAGATTTAAACTTCTAGCTATGTTTTTGGTACAACGGTTCTACCTCAATCTGACACCGCATCTCCGGTAGTGTACGGATACAGTAAGAACGTACGTACACGCAAGTAGACTCAGAGCGAGGAAAGTTC contains:
- the LOC125246946 gene encoding uncharacterized protein LOC125246946 — translated: MSASDSDYSIDWLASDDEDNDSELESDCTKVQGQTTLPKSPASGVVQGVQTCQSLSKRNGDKGEVMDKENMSSRGSSPSSCNSSDYSEDGSHSHLGQGDRNNYSRCPESPVGKKRQALKRTRSSMVPEQRERQLTPEQMEKDRLFTCKCLELQCYIHPLSSILNGLRSGRYRERLSTFQESVAMDRIQRIMGVLQNPCMGERYVNIILKMEEMLMNWFPHIKPQRSDQANTAVLMEETTQSKKPKLSPATSPLLTGIANPATTSALSMGNKAMRVSDLTPPGPYSATNLKWLHTSPICSPTAEQAQGTVRNFLTAHRDRDATQDNSVSSSTDRLCKTESAPSRPPPAKINAPCLERLLKSTESIITQKGPVGLGGMAAGGWS